The Daphnia magna isolate NIES linkage group LG3, ASM2063170v1.1, whole genome shotgun sequence genomic interval ACAGGAACAGCTATTGGAAAATTGCGTTGCCGCTTTAGAGGATATTCTCGGCAGCGAAGTGTCGAGGTCTGAGCTTTTACGGTTAGCCCTGGCGGCAGACTGCGACATCAATCGAGCCGTCAACTATTACCTTTCCCAACCGGATACCAGTAATCTTAGTACCAAAGGTTCTAGTAAATAATCATTCTATTGTTATTTTACCCACTAGTGATACATACATGTTACATTTCCGACGATTGTCCTGATGAGACACCTGCCCGATgctttttttccgtttctctctccctctctcacCCATACATTTTTCCTTATAACATGGTTCAATCATAGtattgtgatttttttttttactttactttttgTCCTTCAAGcctgtattttatttggtatttttaaTTCATGAAAGGTCTTTCTATAATTCTTCGATTAATCTCGTTACCTGTGACGTATTTTGTGCAATCGTGGTTTTAATTCGACTTTGTAGACAAGGGGCTATATTATTATCGGAATATCCCCATTTCCACACtattcgtttttgttgttaaGTTATCTTATCCTTCGAATACATAATTATTAAGAGTGTGAAAACATATCTACGTCTTTTTAACATATGCCATGAAATATAGAACAAACTGTTATAGCAAGCGTTTGCACGATGACAcctcaattttaaaaaatgtacgAGTGAATGTAGAAAACCAATGTGGGTGTCCACAGGTTATCGGTTTTCTTACAAAACTTTGCACATACACTCAGTGGTAGTTCATGTCTCATCTCGAGGAATCAATAAATGTAACAACTTATGTTGCAGGCTTCTGTGTATCCGTATCGTAATCTGTTGCTTGTTACTGATTATCGTAACTGCAGTAGTTATTATGGATAAGACAGTGCGAGATAAGGGATTTCGAATGAATTTAGATTGTAGAAGTTTGCAATCCATCTTTCGATCGACAGGCGACATTTCAATCCAAACAAGCAGATCAGTTTTCGCTCAGACTTTGCCCTTCTACGAAGTTAAGATCCATTTCGATGTTGAACCTGCCACGAGAACTATAGCCAGCCAACCCAAAACAAGAGCCTATACATTTGTCTGCTTGAATAGCAGATCGGGTCTAAATCGGGTGTAAACGATCAACACCACACCCCCTAAGCCTAAGTACTCAAGGGGTAGCACCGTATCTATTAGCAACATGCCTAAAAAGTTATTCGTCTTTGTTATactttgttgttttcattgaaTCCTATCGTTTTGGTCGAAATAAAAAGGCCATTGTTGCTATTTCGTGCCACCAGATGGTGGCGAAAGATTTTGCTATTGCAACGCCCCCCACACAACAATATCTTGGCTTTTATTGCCGTATTCATTTTGAACTTGTTCTGGATAGTTGCAACACAAATAGGCGGGGTAAACAAATTGCGTTTTGTTCCGGCTTGAGTGTCATGAGCAAGTGACAAACAAGAAATTCAATCTAAAAAAATGGCCGCTCTAATTCACTGCTGTCTGCAGTGGAAGTATTCTGATGAAGAGATCGAACAAATTCAGAGAAGCCTGAAGATCGACAAAGCAATCGAAAGAGAGAAGCAGAGCAACCGGCGCCAAGTGAAACTTTTGCTTCTTGGAGCAGGCGAGTCGGGAAAATCCACGTTCCTTAAACAGATGAGGATCATTCATGGCGTTAAATTTGAAACAGAAGCTATCCATGAGTTTCAGTCTATTGTATACCAGAATATCATAAGAGGCATGAGAGTACTGGTGGATGCTAGGGAAAAATTATGTATTCCTTGGGAGAGTGAAAATAATGCAAATTTGGCACCATTCCTTCTACGAGTAGATAATGTGATGCAGTTTGATACCAAAGTGTTCATGGAGTATGCCGTCTACATTCAACAACTGTGGCAAGATCATGGTATTCAAGAAGCTTATGAGAGAAGAAGAGAATTCCAACTTGTAAGTCTAGCCAGGTtcatacttttattttatgtcaTTACCATTTTAGTTTCAATTCAGATAAAGTTATGGAGCATTAAGCAAAACAATCTGCTTTCTCCAGTTTTTGAAACTGATATAACAAATTTCATGTATCTTCGTTATTTGTTATCATAATCTGTAACACCAAGCTGTCATAATCATCTATTACGCATAAAGTGACAAGATTGTCTTAATTAACATGACATTAATGACACATTTTCTTTGCAGAGTGATTCTGTAAagtatttttttgaaaatcttgAACGGATCGCTGTAAAGGTAGGTGATGGAAATAACGGATTGCTATCATTTGGCAATCCGCGGTGCTATTTGGTGTCGTTTTCAATagactattttatttatttgtagGACTATCTGCCGAATAATCAGGACATCCTTCACGCGCGCAAAGCAACCAAAGGAGTAACAGAATTCGTTATGAACATCAATTCCATTCCTTTTCGGTTCGTAGATGTTGGAGGCCAACGGTCACAAAGGCAAAAGTGGCTTCAGTGCTTTGATTCAATAACAGCTATCCTGTTTTTGGTATCCTCGTCTGAGTATGACCAAGTTTTAATGGAAGACAGGTAAATGCGTAAATTCTAGTTTATTCCTACTTCGAGATGCTAATATTTTGTTGTATCTAAGACGAACGAAGCGGCTAGAGGAATCTATAAACATATTTGATACAATCGTCAACATTCGTTATTTGCTGTCCGTTGCGTTTATCCTATTCCTGAACAAAACAGATCTTCTCACTGCCAAGCTTTCGACACGAGCGTCAAACATTGCTCACTATTTCCCTGATTACAAGGTAATGCAatccctttatttttattaatgtATACTGTAtgtaataatatttttaaaaatatatatttgcGTTAATGTTATTTGCAGGACGACCCATATGATTTGTCTAAAGTTCAAGCCTTCATATTAAACATGTTCGTTTCTGCTCGACGTAATAGCCATCAAGTGCTTTATCATCATTTTACCACTGCTGTGGATACCGAAAATATCAACAAAGTTTTCGGTGCTGTCAAGGATTTCATTCTTCAAAAGCACCTGGAGAACCTTATGCTCCAGTAAACCTATATCCTAAGACAGAATAAGCCAGCTTGCCGCTCTAGATATAAATGTATGTGGCTCATGATAAGACTTATTTTTGTGTCTAGGGTCTGTAAAGTCGATTCCCATCTTGATCTTGTGTACATAAGATATACCAAGTGTCCTTGAAAATTGCTCAGATTATCTTTGTCCAATCTCCTCATCCCTTTCCAATGTCAATTGTTCTCCCCccctgtttttttaaataacaagaCAGGttacacaaaattatttttattatcaaaCCAATTGCCATGCTCGTGAAGCACTGTTAAATGATAGTCAGTCTCTAATAAAGCATTCCTTGACTCTTGCTGATTGTGCAGTTAAGGATTTCTagtttaaaagaaataaaggtAGTATagataaaataaataataaataggaATTTCACTCTACCTTTACAGAATTTCTATTATCTTTATTTTGTTCTAGAATTTCCACAGGCAAGAACATTACCAAACCTTTAGTTAATGCTGAACTTGACAGGTCAAATAGTTCTACAGAGGAAATGCCCAAGAAAAAGCCATTGGTtgattcaaaaaattttaagctATTTTATAAAACTTTCTTGTGTACTTTACCTTCAGAAGTGACACAATGATACTGAGGACAGACTTAATGATtgagtttatatttcattGACAGCTTCATTTACCATATCAAAAAGTCGCGAGTACGGACCACATCTACGGGAAATTTCCCAAGCTGTTTCACCATTGTTACTCAAAATTCTTGGATTGACTAATGGGTGGTTTAACAAGACAATTAAGGTTTCATAAGCAGTTGAATTAGATGATGCCAAATGCAGAGGTGTAAGCCCACCCTTTGTAACTGCATTGATACTTGCACCCCTTTCCAACAATAATGTCACACACAAACTGCTATTCCATTTGCAAGCTGAATGCAATGGTTGCCACATTTCATTAGTCAATGCATGAATGTTGGATTTGTTTTTCAGTAATAATTCCACAATATTCACATGATTTTCATAGCAAGCTCTGTGGAGAGCGCTGTAGCCATCCTGATCTTTCACATGCACCAAAGCTGGATTATTTTGAAGTAAATTTCTAATTACATTTATATCTCCTTCAGCTGCAGCCCaaagaatttccttttctGGAGTTTCTGAAATAGGATTAGAAAACAATTCATATTTGTACAAATAGATTTAATGCAATACATGCAATTTTACCATGGGGGTTCCGCTCCTCCTCAACATCATCGTTGTCGCTGTCAAACTGTGTTAATGAGCGTGAACACATTTACGACGGCTAAAAGAGTAACGCAAGAATAGTAATGATCAATTCATCAAAAATTCCCCGCCTTCCCTTCGTTGGGAACCGTCAGCGAACAGAATGGAGAAAACGCGACTAAAGCGTCTGCTCtagtttgatttttttttttttttatgtcaggTGTTTTCTGCAGACGAAGTCGATTCTGTGAGCGAATCAGGTGTTACAGAAATTTTGGACTAGTGCCCATTTCGACCACCAGGTTATCTTCTATCGTTGTTGCGTAGGTGGGTCAGTTTTCTTTGTTATAGGCTGTTGTTCAGACGTCGAGGTATCCatggtaaaatctatttccccCCGCAGCCGGTGGGCTTGTCTCATCATTCTCGATTTACACAACGACAACATTTTGTGTTGCAGTTTTCTTCGCTGTTTTATTGTCCTTTGTATAGAGCGTAAGTCCTTCTAATAGACCAACATATCTGCGGGAAAGGATCTGCTTAGGGACAGTGAGACATCAGCAAATACAACCACGGAACCATATCCAAATTGTAGCCCAAAACTTGTACAGGAGTGATACTTCCCAAACACCTATGCAGTCTGGAATATTTGGCAGAATGGTACACTAACATCCAAAAATATCAATTATATCCCTTATTTGCATATTATTTTTTAGGGGACGAGTGTAAAATATTTCAATTGTGAGACACCGGAAAAGGCCAGTGCCATTCATTGCCTACACAGAATGTGTAGGCCAGAAACACCAATTTGGAACTTGAGATTCTCAGGTTGATTGTTTAAAGGCAGTAGTAACTATGCTTTTCTGTTCTTTTCAACGTCAAGAAGAGACAAATTTATTGATTAAAATTAAGGAACCCAAAAATTCCTTTTGCACCATGGTGTTAGTATGGTCATCAAGCATCCATCTCCATGTATTGAAAAACCAACAGCCCTTTGGTCAGGGAAACAGATGTTTAGTCTTATTCTTTGACCCACACTTGGGAATCACATTAGTGATTCAATGGTGGTCAATTTGAGAACTAAAGGAAAAcaatacttaaaaaataaacttgtatttttGCATCACTGatgtatttcttttgtttcgtaATTCAGAGGTGCCAGCAGGTTGAGTTGATAAATCTTCAATTGGCTCTGGttatcaattttttaaatgtgttaTTGCGTCATTACGGACAGGATTTCGCCATCGAGGCTGTGTGGAAACTGCCTTGTAGATTCTTATTACACGATGAACTGAGGATTTTCCATCGTCATTGAAGATGTCATCGGTAATGCTTTTTCACGGAGTTTGTTTagttttctaatttttatcATTCCGTCATGTTTGGTGAAACACTGCTGGAAGAAAAACAGATACTTCGGGACAATGGTAAGGCTGCgacaaaaaaatttgtctTCTCGCCATAAGTCAGCTGCTTTGCCTTCCCGGTTACAATGAAGAATTGTAAGAAATTTCACTGAAGATATTCAGTTTGTTCATGATGTTTTCGTAAGGGCGCCTTACAATTTCTGTAAGCAAACATGCCTATCTAATTGTTTTCTCCTTCGTGGCTTGCCAACTTTTAGCGAGCTGTCATCAACATCCTTGATACACAATCGCCTTGATATTACCTTATAGAGAGTGAAAACATCGGCAAAGTGATGATGACCTACGGGGTTCAAGGAACGTCAACCACTTCAAACAATATGCTGGATGTCTTTAGCACAATGGAAATTTGAGTTGTCAAGTAAACTGAAGTTTTTCTATCTCTTTAATTAGTTTTAAAACTTTTATAATAATGCAGggtgaacaaaaaaacactCAGGCGTACCACAATTATAAAGGAAAACGGTATACAATGAAAAGTCAAAGCATAAGTGACGATCGTCCGTCGCGTTGTTTTCGGAAACGATGAGTTGTCACAGTGAAATCTTTTGCATCAACAAAAACTGGTTGACTGATAGGAAAGGAGTCCGTTTTGATGCTTTCGTCGTTAAAAGCTTGCAATAGGTACTTACGAAGTTCTTATATTAAGTTTTTGCTGTGATGATCTTTTACTGTGCCTTTTCAGAAGCTTCTTTCAGAATTTTTTCGGAAATAAGCCGGATGATGAATTTAAATGTTATCTAAGCTATACAATTAATAATGTTTATGCTTATCTACgttttatgaatttttgttatttttatagTTGGATAAAAATAGTGGATTTGACCTGTTTGGGGCAAGTTACCGAAAAAAATGACAATGATTGGAAGAACGAAACCGAATTTCCATTCTTTAGTCGTATTCCCGTGTGTTACGGTATTaatagttaaaaaaatttaagtgcatatctgggctcccttcttttctgaagccccgtttccccttgactcataataagcccgtagggggtcatgcccctactgtacggtatatataaaaacaacatatatcgaggtttggagggctctggccggaaaggggacgtgggggtcctcatagtttgatgaaatgcttatggagggctatgtcgctacccacaaatccgaactAAAGGCtaatcgctcctgtaaaaatgttccatTTCTTCggctcttcttccggcttctcttagccaagcactgggtaatctccccggtgagtcaattgaggcagtgtctccccctgccttggttgacagcaacttttgaaatggttattttgccttttaaaagttgcaaaatatttcattatGTGGAAAAttgtcaatacaaattttatgttacattaattttgaaatatttatcATTCATATTTTCTTTGTGTTCATACTCTATACATTTCTGacctttgaattttttttcttttgtagaTGGTACTTTTAACACTGCTGAGCTGGCTACTGATGTGCAATTCTTATACTGAGAATTCCTGAGTGCCATTGAATTACGCCGATGAAATTCCAATCCTGGAGTTGGATTTTACTGTTGTACATACTAGAATCTCATATATACGACAGTTTTATTTTACTGTGTAGTCGTATTTTACTTGTCTAATATACATGTATATACCGGTTTATCAGATGTATTATTTTCACTTTTATTTCACACAATTTAATTTAACTCTTTCGGGAATCGATCCCCAAACTTTCAGCGGGCATTGCCGAGGCTCAACcattgagccatgagttataTTTAATATTGAactaatattagaaggcaAAAAAGATAATAACGGTAATTTTTATAGGCTCGTAAAACTATATGCTAACCTGAAGTGCTTGCATACAAGGATGACAGCTCTGTGGTAGAACGTTGGTTTACAGATCTAAGGGTatcgggttcaaatcccggttGAAGGACACGATATTAAATGAAAACGTACGTTGTAATTTCAATGCGTTTCTATTCGGTGTGTTTATTATGGACATGTTAATAGGAAATTATCTTCAATCATGCTACAAGAATTATTGTAAGTCCGAATTTGTTGGACTCAATTAACAAGTAAATATAGacaatttcttttaatgacttatggctcagtggtagagcatcggcaaGGTACGCCAATGGATAATGGTTCAAATCCCACATGAGTCGAAAGTATTGCTACTACCATCAACAGTTTCAGTTAAATGAACATATGTTATAATCTTATATACACTTAATATTGGTCAAGCAATATGTATGAGTTCCCTCGGCAGGGGATGCCAATGGTAAAAGTCAATCGCGAAGTGTTCGAGTATCAAAATACGCATTCACacagaaaatcaaaatgaacaatttattaaaatttgttattggatATTCTGTTGGGCAttgccaaaatatccgtcccattacttcgtaatggggaagtTTCTCGACCCGACTGGCAGACGTGGGAGGTGGACACCTGGGAAGGTTGGGAGCCC includes:
- the LOC116919474 gene encoding ankyrin repeat domain-containing protein 49: MCSRSLTQFDSDNDDVEEERNPHETPEKEILWAAAEGDINVIRNLLQNNPALVHVKDQDGYSALHRACYENHVNIVELLLKNKSNIHALTNEMWQPLHSACKWNSSLCVTLLLERGASINAVTKGGLTPLHLASSNSTAYETLIVLLNHPLVNPRILSNNGETAWEISRRCGPYSRLFDMVNEAVNEI
- the LOC116919473 gene encoding guanine nucleotide-binding protein subunit alpha homolog, whose protein sequence is MAALIHCCLQWKYSDEEIEQIQRSLKIDKAIEREKQSNRRQVKLLLLGAGESGKSTFLKQMRIIHGVKFETEAIHEFQSIVYQNIIRGMRVLVDAREKLCIPWESENNANLAPFLLRVDNVMQFDTKVFMEYAVYIQQLWQDHGIQEAYERRREFQLSDSVKYFFENLERIAVKDYLPNNQDILHARKATKGVTEFVMNINSIPFRFVDVGGQRSQRQKWLQCFDSITAILFLVSSSEYDQVLMEDRRTKRLEESINIFDTIVNIRYLLSVAFILFLNKTDLLTAKLSTRASNIAHYFPDYKDDPYDLSKVQAFILNMFVSARRNSHQVLYHHFTTAVDTENINKVFGAVKDFILQKHLENLMLQ